The Culex pipiens pallens isolate TS unplaced genomic scaffold, TS_CPP_V2 Cpp_Un0003, whole genome shotgun sequence genome includes a region encoding these proteins:
- the LOC120424221 gene encoding uncharacterized protein LOC120424221 — protein sequence MEPADQMVSPKRLCSITTAAGWVNALEAQPTPVQAPLLHEMPRNRSVFGRGLDDLAGPRARTCALHVGLTSSDVCRMMLQLRILVVSMTALAFRFSSTSVGVDNRRMPVAGQLQIIEQLDDTTFRKFATQSAQQQQQHSHPMITCSDRYSNNISNNLNLGCTLRHQTSKAVESTAERATIRPTFPD from the exons ATGGAACCGGCGGATCAAATGGTGTCGCCTAAGCGTTTGTGCTCGATAACGACCGCTGCAGGTTGG GTGAATGCCTTGGAAGCACAGCCGACGCCTGTACAAGCACCG TTGCTGCATGAGATGCCCAGAAATCGTTCCGTGTTTGGAAGGGGATTGGATGACTTGGCGGGACCGAGGGCGAGGACTTGTGCGCTTCACGTTGGCCTGACCAGTTCAGACGTTTGTCGGATGATGCTGCAACTGCGGATACTCGTGGTATCGATGACCGCTTTAGCATTTCGGTTCTCATCAACTTCCGTAGGCGTAGACAACAG GCGGATGCCGGTTGCCGGTCAGCTCCAAATCATCGAGCAACTCGACGACACCACCTTCCGGAAATTCGCAACCCAGTCtgcgcagcaacaacaacagcattcTCATCCGATGATCACATGCAGCGACAGATACAGCAACAACATCAGCAACAATCTCAATCTGGGCTGTACTCTTCGTCATCAAACTTCCAAAGCAGTCGAGTCCACCGCTGAGCGGGCTACCATCCGCCCCACATTTCCGGATTGA